Proteins encoded by one window of Dreissena polymorpha isolate Duluth1 chromosome 11, UMN_Dpol_1.0, whole genome shotgun sequence:
- the LOC127849872 gene encoding tigger transposable element-derived protein 6-like — MRRKGCKILLFLDNAASHTANMNLSHVQLSFLPANTMSALQPLDQGVIRAFNFVYRRFMLRVLLTTIEVTDDAASVCRSLMILDAIKWAVKAWQATQASTIQKCFRACGFTAETTETSDNEFPDNNMLLTDLVLHFQFQLDELTSLDTDVEPHYSELEAGNVNCYRENAAATAAAAADSAATADDVDQTQEEKLEVPPVTLKEIRDFVLRLQQYRHETDGDVLATADTLSNSSEIKIVKQKCVLKQRVISDFF; from the coding sequence ATGCGGAGGAAAGGATGCAAGATCCTGTTATTCCTGGACAACGCTGCGTCCCATACCGCCAACATGAACCTGAGCCACGTCCAGTTGAGCTTTCTTCCGGCCAACACTATGTCCGCCCTGCAGCCACTGGACCAGGGAGTTATTAGAGCGTTCAATTTTGTCTACAGGAGGTTCATGCTGCGAGTGCTGCTGACCACAATTGAGGTGACTGACGACGCTGCCAGTGTTTGTCGCTCATTGATGATCCTGGACGCCATCAAGTGGGCAGTTAAGGCGTGGCAGGCAACACAAGCTTCAACGATCCAGAAGTGTTTCAGAGCCTGTGGATTCACAGCGGAGACCACAGAGACCAGTGACAACGAGTTCCCCGACAACAATATGCTTCTCACAGACCTGGTCCTGCATTTCCAATTCCAGTTGGATGAGCTCACATCTCTTGACACGGACGTCGAGCCTCATTACTCCGAGTTGGAAGCAGGCAACGTCAACTGCTATAGAGAGAACGCTGCCGCAACCGCCGCTGCCGCCGCCGATTCCGCCGCCACCGCTGATGATGTGGACCAGACTCAAGAGGAAAAGCTGGAAGTGCCTCCAGTGACTCTTAAAGAGATCCGCGACTTTGTTCTCCGTCTCCAACAGTACAGACATGAGACGGATGGCGACGTCCTGGCAACTGCAGACACCCTCAGCAACAGTTCTGAGATTAAGATCGTGAAGCAGAAATGTGTACTGAAACAGAGAGTGATCTCAGACTTTTTTTAG